CTTCCTATTGTCATTTTTCTTCCCGTCAGGGCCGGCCATGATGTGTCGCCTCACTCTTTATTTGGCTCGGCCGGTTAATACATAAGTTAGGATTAAGGGTGTTCAAGAAAAATCGAACCCATTCTTTTACTTAGAACCTATCATGTTTGAATTTTAGACCCGCCGCTGTTAGAAAAATAGGAAAACATAATAGAGGAAGAAATGGCTTTGAGGTGAATAAATCGACTTTCTTTATATTGCCCGTATACATATTAGGAAAAATACAAGCAATTTCCTTCAATATACAACAAAGTCCGTGTTATACATGCAGATTTTTCTATATTTTACTTTAAGAGTGTCTTTATATTTATAATATTAAGAGATGACTTTTCAGAAAAGACATGTCCTTTCACAGACACATTTGTCTGTTCAATTTAAGACCTCTATATATTAGAAACTATCTAAAAATCATTACTTATAatcttatatgatatatatgatgatgGGTTCAGACGAAATCCAAGTCGTGAGGCTACCCGGCTAATAATGGTGGGTCTCAGACGTAGACAACAACGTTAATATTAACCCCTTCATGGATTTTGGACAATCATAACTCTAATTCCAACTAAATATAGTAAGagtatttgtttatttttttattttttgatacaTAATAATGCGTTGACATTGACATGATAAAGCACATTGGCAAGTACCTATTGGCGTCTCTATTAAAATTTCTTTTAATCCTAACAGCTTTCACGTAATTGGACTATTCTATAGCAAGTAAGAGGAAAAAGGTTCAATTGAATCTTCTTTATGGGAAACTAGTTACAATATCAATAgagtaaaaataattttgttgatTACATATAACCGGATGAATCCACTTGTCTTTGCGAATTTTATTTAGTACAGTGGTAAACGGAGTTTAAGGTTAATTTATGCCATAAGTCGGAATTTCAACTATAACATTCTAGTATTTTTCTTAATCCCCTTATATAAAGTACTGGCTTTGACCAAATGAGAATAAATAATTTAATACAAGGTAATTAACTCTCAATTTAACTTAAATGGGTTTATCAATTCTCACGGCGTTCAGCTTCCTTAAAGCGTGTGTAGCATTACCCAACTGCCCTTCTTGGCAACTTTTTTGAGTGACTTGGTTGAAAATGACCCTTAAATTTGATTTTCCTCAAAAATAAAAGTTAATAATTGCCTTTCCAGAAGAAGAAGACTTTATCTAATTATTAAGCCTAATCAAGTTGTTAATATTCTATTTAGGATTAAACCCAATATGGTCAATTATTATCAAGGGAAATATTCAATATTTGACGACTGTGATGGAGGGTTAACCTTGCAAAGATTTATACAAGTAAATTGTTGGCTTTTTTGGGCATGTAAAGACCAAGTAAACTCAACGTGGTAGTGATTTTAATACTTCAAATACTTTTTTATAGGAGAAAAATTTGACGTTGGAGGTCAGTCATTATGTCTAAATTATgtgaacaaaataaaataacattTCATGTTGAAGAAAGTTCTTTAGGAGGAGGTAAAAAGTCTGTATTTTGAAAACTTAGATAGTGAGTTGGCAAAATGGAACAATCCCTTATTCAAATCCTTATTATTGATGAATACTAGTAGCTGTCATTTGATAGACATTATTGTCGTGGGGAGCAGAACTTGAAAGGAATTGAAGTTGTGATTTCTCTTCTTGATTTTGTTGAGGACTTGTTTTTGTGAACTAACTGATCACATGGTACTCTCTCTGGCGATGACACCGCGAATTTTCGTCCGTTTTCTGGTTGTTTGTATCCATGTTCTTGCAATAGTAGCACGGACAAATCCtcaagattgtaagttggttttGTTCTTCTGTCAAATGTTTCTTAATAAGTGTAAAGAAATATTTGACTGTCTGTGAGTGCTGGTGTTCAAATCTTAGTTTTCCTTCTTGTGATCATATGGACCTTCAAGAACTTGTCTCTTTATTACGAAAGCTAGAGGTGATGTCGATTTCTGATCTTAGAGGAATTGTTTAGCTTTGTTTCTGGTCTTCAAGAACTTGAATGGACTTGATTTAGCTTTGTTTTACCCCTTAAAAAGCTGCTATCCCGTTTAACTTTCTGTTAAGCTGGAATATACTGGGGTGGGGATAGAAGACTTTTTGTATAGGCTTAAGTTGATGTTTTTAGAGAGTTTAGAAGGTTTCAGTATGGAGCATAACAGTTGTGTACTTTGCATCTTTCCTTTTTGTTTCTTCTAGATACGGCCAATTAAGTTTCTAGTTAAGAAGAACTGATTTAATGTTCTATTCAGCTGCTTCTTTACAGTCTCTCAAGGATTCATGGCAGAATGTTCCGCCCAATTGGGAGGGAACAGATCCCTGTGGAAGTCGTTGGGAAGGAGTTGGATGCAGAAATTCGCGAGTAATTTCCATGTAAGAATTCGATGTGTATCCCTAAGTCAACTACTTTAAATTACAATATCATATGGTTGATGTCATCTTTCTCAATTTCAGAACTTTATCAAGTACGAGTTTGAGTGGACAGCTATCTGGAGACATTCAAGAATTAGCTGAATTGGAGACTTTGTAGGTCTTCTTTCGCGTTTCATGTTTCTCCTGCACGTCCCTTTTTTCTTATGACTGAGCAATACTTTGGGATAATTTGTCAAGCTTAAAGTCAATTAATCATTGACTGCATCTTATAGGGATCTATCATACAACAAGGATTTGAAAGGATCTCTTCCTCAGTCTATTGGAAAATTGACAAAGCTATCAAATTTGTAAGTGAATGTGAATAATCATCATGCATTCATTTGCCTGCTAATCTCGTGATAATATGCTGATCTTTCTTAATTTCATGACAGGATCCTTGTTGGTTGTAGTTTTTCTGGACCAATACCGGACTCTATAGGATCTCTGACCCGGCTGGTTTTTCTGTAAGCATTCTGTGGTACTCTTTGTAGTTTGAACTGCTATTCTCATGTTTATACGTTATCAAATCTGAATAGTTGTGtatttgtatctgtatatgatttCTTTCTATCCTTGTTCTGGTATACGCTCTAAGACAGCCCCATTCTGTATTATGCAGATCTTTGAACTCTAACGGCTTTACTGGAGAAATACCTGCTACCATTGGCTATTTGACAGAGCTTTATTGGCTGGATTTAGCTGACAATAGGCTTACAGGAACAATTCCAGTCTCTAGTAGGAGCAAACCTGGTCTTGATTTGCTTGTTAAAACTAAACACTTGTACGCTTCTCCCCTtgtttcttttatattttttttttgtctctcaACTGCATTTTCTAAGATTGTTTACATTGCTTCACAGTCACTTTGGGAAGAATCAGCTATCCGGTGAAATTCCAGCTCGTCTTTTCCATTCTAATCTGACTCTGATACATCTGTAAGTTCCTCACTAGTAGTGTTTAATTCGCCTTTTGATATTCTTATTAATGCATGTTTTTGCTTCTGAGAGTAGTCATGTGAAAGAAGTTTGATAATTATATCACAAATAACTTTCCTTTTGATCATGCTTTACGGTTTCCTCATGCTTGTATATATTCATTTTATAGGCTAATCGAGAATAACAAGTTTACTGGAAAAATCCCGGATACATTAGGACTTGTCCAGACGATGGAAGTGCTGTAAGTATTGCTATCTTGTGATTTCCCTTTATAATCTAGTAAAGCTTCTTGCTCTCTATACCATATGAATTGTTTGTGACTGCACTTGCAACAGTCGTCTTGACAGGAATTTATTAAGTGGATCTGTGCCACAAAATCTCAACAATCTCACACATGTCAATGAACTGTAAGTAGAAACTGAAAAATATTCTGAACCTATTGCATGTCCTTATGATTTCCTGATGTAGTATATTTTGACCATGTATTACAGCCACATATCGAACAATAATTTGAATGGTCTTTTGCCGAATCTCACTGGCATGAATGTCCTCAACTACTTGTAAGTTGCTTATCCTGTGTTTTGTGCCTTTATCCCTTTGAGTTGATAATCCATTATTGGTCAACATCGTACTGTAAATATTTCTCCCCAATCCACTTGTTACTTTTTCAAAAAATCGAATAAAAAAGCTAAATTTGTTAATCTCACCATCATGCTGTGGCACTTATTTTTGCAGGGACATGAGCAATAATACATTTAATGCATCAGTCTTTCCATCATGGATTCAAGAGCTGCAATCTTTAACAACACTGTATGTTCGCCATGGTTTCCTTTCTTCTCATCCTTATATATTCTATTTCGAGAAGTTCTTTTTAACCTAATGAATGACCTTGTATTGGCAGGGTAATGGAAAACACAGGGCTTCAGGGATCAGTTCCAGCTAAACTTTTCAGCCTATACCAGTTGCAGACAGTGTAAGTGTCCTTACTGCTTTGTGTTTTTTATTTTGTTGGTATTTCTGGAACTTGGATTTCTAAACTATAGATTGATTATATGAAGTTAAGTTTATTTTAACTGAAATTTTGTAACTCTGTATTATGCTGAGATTTGATGACAATGCGCTCATTGGTTACAGCATCTTGAGGAATAACAAACTCAATGGCTCACTTCAAATTGAAAGTACATATAGCAACCAGTTGCAGCTCATTGATGTGCAGAGAAATCTTATCGAATCATTTACTCAAAAACCAGGATATCCCTTTCAGATAATGTAAGCTCTATCCTTAGATTCTTCAATCCATAAACCTCCAAGTTAGTGAGAAACACATATGTTGAATAGTACTTTGGTCTAGCTTATTGTGGCATATGATTATCCTATGCTAAACTTGACTATGTCATGTCTATTAACTCATTTCTTTACTTTTTCTCTCTGCAGGCTTGCAGGTAATCCTTTCTGCAATGGAGGAGGAGACGGAACAGAAGGTTACTGTACCACAAGTCAACATTCTAAGACATATTCAACCCCACCAGATAATTGCTTGCCAACTGAGTGCagctttaaaaatcaaatttctagTCCTACCTGTAAATGTGCTTTTCCATATACGGGCAGCATATTCTTTAGAGCTCCTTCTTTTTCCAACTTGGGAAATGAAACTATTTATGAGACTCTCCAAAAATCTTTGTTGCTTTCATTCCAAAAACGTCAACTGCCCGTGGACTCAGTTGCCCTCAGTAACCCAACCAAAAATTTGGATGACTACCTTGTAATACACCTGCAAGTTTTTCCTTCTAGTCAAGATTTTTTCAATCGGACTGGAGTTTCCGGAATAGGTTTTGTGCTCAGTAATCAGACTTTCAAACCTCCGTCGTCATTTGGACCTTTCTTCTTCATTGGTGAAGGCTATAAATACTTCGACGGTAATAAATATTTCCTTTTGCTTTTGGTCGCTCATTTCTCATCTCATACATATATGTGCAACCTAATCTATAATAATAGAAAGCTGGTGGGTGAAAAACCAATATATATTTGAAGTATTGATAATAAAGTTTTCATGTATTTTTGTTTGACAGAAGAATTTACTCTATTTTAAGACTTTGAACAGGAAGAGTAATTATTATAGGCCTAGTGTTTTGATCACTTTATCAATCCTTTCTTAAGTATTCGACTTAGAAGTacaagcagtgttttaaaaggcgggagcgtaaggcggggcgttttacatacgcctcgacgaggcgtaagccccatgggtatttaatttttagtatttcttaaaataatataattacaataaatatttttaaataggtaaaatcacataaaaaaaaaaaagaaaactgtaaataaatgaaatatatatatatatgtgtgtgtgtgtgtgcgcgcgcgcgtttgatcctcacaaaaaaatgatcaaagcaatccattatacaccgcttttaacttgtaattatatataacataattttacaagtataaacaatacaatgaaataaaagctattatgaaatgcaaatcaattctaacattttaactttcaaacacggaaaaaaacatagtttcttaaaacactattactatcatactattcattttatctccctataagcaaataatcaataaaatttatcaatattacaattaaaacataacttcttcatgaacaaaaaataaaattatatgataattctgatacataggacttatgactaatgacaagtgaaaatttacaattccgctatgtgtttttttttttttaaattaagtgatattcaccctcacgacgttctcaaatagtaaatatccaatactacgacttgttatatgagttacacccaatcttctatttctatagatgaaaaactattaagtatcattattttgttaaacaattatgaggatgaatgattttaattaagaagtttaaaatataatttgtgtaagaactgttaggcgagccctgggcgttgggcgttaggcgtgtttagggcgtacggttgggcgcttagggcgtaagcctcataggaactaagccccgcacgttagccccagggcattttgccactgccctgccctgAGGCGAGCCctggggcgagtcctgacactgccttttaaaacaatgagtACAAGATCCAAAAAATGTATCGAGTCTATATATTGAGGCAAAGATATGGTAAAAAACTAAAAGTTTAGTTTGCATTCATATGATGGATCAATTTTCGTTCATTGTTCCTAGTAATTTTTCTGTTAGAGTTTGCATGAGCTTCAATGAATTTATTAATAACCTCCTCGTATAGATACACGTTATTCTGATTGGTTTTCTTAGACAAACTTATTCAATAATTGACTGCAGAAAATTCAAATTATTGTTTGGAACACTATGGAACTGCATTTTAGCATTTCATCTTAGTGAATTTGATAGTTAGAACTTAGACGTTTGAGTCAATGTGTATGCTGTTCTCCAGGGGCATCCGTAGAATCAAAGAAATCTAGTAGTACAGGCATTATCGTTGGAGCAGCAGTTGGTGGTTCTGTCCTTGCAATTTTAGCACTAATTGTTGGTATTTATGCTTTCCGGCAAAAGAAAAGAGCTGAAGATGCTGCAAAGAGGAGCGATCCTTTCGGTATGATTTGGAACTAACTATTAGGCCATTTATCTATTACTTCATCTTATGGTGGTTTTTGCTATATATGCAGCATCATGGGACTCAAATAAACATAGTGGTGCTGTTCCTCAGTTGACAGGAGCTAGATTTTTCTCATTTGAGGAGCTCAAAAAATGGACAAATAATTTTTCAGAAACCAATAACATTGGTTTTGGTGGTTATGGGAAGGTTAGCTTTCATTGAACACGTGCACTCCCCTCCCCTCCACCACCATCATAATTGAAAACATTAATTGTCAAGAAGTTTGTTTTGAGTTTCATCCCACAATCATGGAAACTGTTTTTATGCACTAAACATGTGTTTGCTAGCAGTATTGCAGCTCTCATTTGTTCAGATATTTAATCATCTTTGTCTTAGTTCTCCCCTTCCCTTTGTCGAAGTGTTCGGCTGTTTACAGATGATAATGAAATGATTGTATATTTAAATGAGAAATCTTAGCTCTTCCACCCAAGATAATTCACATATTTTGGTTTTGTATGTAATACAATAGATAATCTGTTTGATTAACTGTAGAAGTGCGTGTCTGCAGGTTTACAGAGGAACTCTTCCCAATGGGGAATTGGTTGCAATTAAAAGAGCTTTACAAGGGTCTATGCAGGGTGCACATGAGTTTAAAAATGAGATAGAGCTTCTCTCAAGGGTTCACCACAAGAATGTCGTTGGCCTTGTTGGCTTTTGTTTTGATCAAGCTGAACAGATGCTGGTGTACGAGTATATTCCTAACGGCACCTTAAAAGACGGTCTTTCAGGTATATGTTGGTCCCTTCTTATTGATTCTTAGAACTAGCTCCTTTTAACTTCACCAAAATGGAAATTTGTCTCCGGATTGTACTGAAATTTGTACTTGTAGGCAAGACAGGGATCAGGTTAGATTGGATGAGGAGACTGAAAATAGCCGTGGGAGCAGCCAGGGGTTTGCAGTATTTGCATGACCTTGTCAATCCTCCCATCATACACAGGGACATCAAGTCCAACAATATTTTACTGGATGAACGCTTAAACGCAAAAGTTGCTGATTTTGGCCTGTCCAAGCTACTAGGTGACTCTGAAAGGGGTCACATTACTACTCAAGTCAAAGGAACAATGGTGAGTAGCCGCCTGAACTTGTTTGGTTTTAGGATGTTCTATGCTTTATCCCTCAAATTTCTGATGTCCACAAAGTTCAGAAATTTAACGTGTCAATAATTTGTCGTCCAGTAATAACCATTACAAACACTATTTCATTGTCTACTAAGAACCCTTAAGCTCCTCCTTTCTCATTGACCACCCTGTCCCTCCACTAAgcaatgaataaataaatagcaACAGGGAAATAGctaaacaattttttttgcatATTCTCTTAATAACGATGTTTTAGAGTGTTGATCACCAAATTCAGGGAGAAATACTACCTTCATCAGGAAACAAATGAGTTATAGCCCATATAGAAGCTACAAGCAGATAAAAGCTTTTTAACGCTCATATAATGTGATCTTGCCATGTATAAAAGTGAACAAGTTGAGATCTTGCAGAAAAATGTCAGTATTTACTCATAATCTATGTCCTTTTGATGGGTGTCTTTTATTTATTAGGGCTATATGGATCCTGAATATTACATGACAAACCAGCTGACTGAGAAGAGTGATGTTTATAGCTTTGGAGTAGTACTGCTGGAGATAGTTACAGGAAAAGTTCCTATTGAAAAAGGAAGATATATTGTCAGGGAAGTGAAGACTGCAATGGACAAGACAAAAGACATGTATAACCTTCAAGAAATTTTGGATCCTGCAGTTCACTCGAGTGCAAGTTCTAGAAGCTTAGAGAAGTTTGTGGATCTGGCACTCAGGTGTGTTGAAGAAGAAGGAGTCAATCGACCTACAATGAGTGAAGTGGTGAAAGAGATTGAAAACATTATGGAGATCGCAGGACTGAACCCGAATGCAGAATCTGCATCTACTTCAGAAACCTATGAAGGAGCAAACAAGGGTCACCATCCGTATACTGATGAAAGTCTCTTTGTCTATAGTGGGGCATGTCCTCCTTCAAAGATAGAGCCTAAGTAAGATCAGTGCTTTATTGGATTTGCCCAAGCTTGTGGAATTAGATGGCACATAACATGCTTTGGCCTGTTATGTGTGCTCATATTTAAGAGACTGCAGAATGATTCAATTAATTTTGTCATTGGAGTAAATTATTGTATCAACAGCACAACTAGAGAAAAtactgatattttttttttttggagatttTTATTTTTACCTTCTGTATAAAGTGTGTAAACTTTTTCTGATCTCAATTAGGTTGGTCATTTGTATatgagaatatatatattttcatcctaATAAAAATTGTGCATTCAATTTTTCAGCTTTACCTAAGTTTCTGTAACTATTTGTGAAAAGTTGACATGAGATTCAATTTTACATCGTTATCTTTCTGTTGTAATTTGTGATGATACAAGCAAAGACTAAAAGATCACTACAAATCACACAAATCCGCCTCCAAGTGTTCCTTATTCTTTCTGTTGCAACAAAAaagcacattttttttttaaaaaaaaaaaggaaactaaTCAGTACAAGGTTGGTAACTTGTACTTGAATTAAAAGCAAAACTGCCATCAATTTATGAACTGTCTAAATATTCAGTAACTAAGTTGTTCAGGACATTGGTTTCTCCAACAAAGCAGAGAAATACCACTCATTCATATCGATCCCTCGATCAAGCTTCATGCCAGCATTCCACCTCAGTTTCTTGAATCCAACGCGCTCCAGCATAGGAACATAAGTTGCATTCAACTGTGATCCCATACAGAAGAAGTGGTCCAACCAGAACAGTCCTCCAGGCCTCAGAACTCTGTATATGTCATACAGAGTGAACTCAAGCATGGTATCCGGGATCCAGTTGCTCAGAATATGCATAGAGTGTACGATATCCAGAGTATTCTCGAAGAAAGGAAGCCTCTGAGAGACGCCAACATGCATCGATATCAAGCCCCTAGATGAAATGAAGCTGTTGAATGGGCCATCCAAATTCATGGAAGTTGTTACAATGGTTACATTCCTTTCCTTCATCCTAGCAGCAAACGTGCCCGTGCCTCCTCCTATATCAAGTCCAATGCGGATTGTTCCCTTTCGTCTTGTTGCCATAACCTCATCCATCCCAAAATCAAGACCTCCATTATCAAATTGCCACCTTTGTTTCTCCCTAAACTGTAAGTCAAAGCAGTCTTTACAATCATAGAATCCTGGAAACTTCCTTCTATTTATCAAACAACTGTAGTTCTTACAAGTATATGGATCCCAAATAATACTTGTGTCTGGTGGTGTGGACCACAGGCTTTTTGGCGATGGATTTGGTTCGACATAACCAACAGGCGCCTTAGGATGGCACCGCCTTCTTGGAAGTGGCTCACAGCCTTTAAGCATTAGCCTTTGCGCGAAAACATCATCAACAGGACATTCCTTCCCAACGCGATATGTCATGTACTGTGCTAAATCTTCTTTATAACTCAAGCAACCTCCTCCAACCGAGGCATAAACCTCATCGGTCCCTGATCTTGGCGAGTACCCGAGTGGAAGCTTGTGAGGGCCTAAAGCAAGCTTAGCTTCACTTGACAAATCATCAAGAATATCATTGAAGTTGAGCAAAGTGGAATCTTTTGTCTTGTTTATGGACTGGTTAAGGATGTTGAGTTGAGCTATAAGTTCATTGACAAGTTGGTTAGTAGACTTGAGCTGTTGGTTCAAAACTATGATCTGGGATCGACTCGTTTCGAGTTGTTTCTTAGTGGCATTGAGCTCATTTAAGAGGGAACTGGAATCTGATGAAAAAGAATCATTAATGGTGTACTTAGAAGTGGGATGCAAGTTTAGTGAAGGACGAGTGAAGATGTAAATAGTAAGAAGATTTGTTAGTATGATGAGGACTAGTAATTTTAGCTTGTATTTGGCTTGATCACTGATGCTCTTAAGTGTTTGTTTCCTAGGCAAATTGTCATCATCTGGACTTCCCATCAAAGATTAATTTGTGTTTTCAGAGGAATGTAAAGTGATTGGTGATAATGTTATGGGGAAATGAAGTGAAGGGAATAGAATggaaggagaaaaagaagaagaatttgaTCAGTACTTAAACCGAGGTATGCTTCATTAATTGAATAGTACAAGaacttttttgtttttaatttctAGCGTGTTTATTTTATGTAAGATTTGAACTCAGATTTCACTTTGGTTGACGATCTGTGTAAATGAAAGGACTTTGTACATTGTAATACGCCGTTTGAGACGTTCGAGAATGACTTTTATATTGCTATTTTAATTGGTCATTTAAAACAAAGATCCAAGGATAGAAGAGATTTGAGTTAATATACGTTTGGTATCTAAAATAATCGCAAATAATCTCGGACAAGTTATACATTTAGTCGGTCggtcagaaaaaaaaaatatttactagtCAAATATATAATAAATTATACACTAATCATGTATGTATTATACATTTATTAGCTATTAATTTAGGCGGCGTCCATACAACataaaaatctttttcttttctaatGTCAATGTAATTTGACATGTTATAAGAGGTTATTTACCATTTATTCCATACTCCATTAAATGATTATCGTATAGAATTACATGCAATTGCCTGTTCATGAAATATGATTGTGTAGTTAAAATTTTACACCAATATTGCATAGCCCTCTAGCTCAAATAAAATTAATAACAATTCTTTTAATATTTTTTGTTATAGTATTTTATTAATCGAGAAAACACCAAAAAGGAATTGTTAATTCctagcctgtttggaaagccacccaggtaattaggcctgtgcacgaatcggttcggtttagttttggccatcatcgagttgaaatttcgaatttcgactttctaaaatttccaatcaaactcgatccattctaggttcaattcgatttgttttttattatttcggttcggttacacaaatcgatttgttcggtttattcgaaatttaaacaagtaactatttcatttcaattttagagtaaacataacaaaaaagcATGAGATCCTAAATTTGTAGCCTTATAACCAAGATATTAACCAAgaaaaaaatcataaacttgcaagcataatagcatataaatagcaaaacaagagcttgaaaacttgtgcaagcatacaaatccgccaacaccacattacatataccaaattagtcatattagtcacttgtggcatataaattcggtttgttcggatcggttcggttgataattgaagccaaccgtatccgaaccgttaaaccgtaatattttacaattgcatttgtaaattgaaatcgaattgtattatccaaattgaattatacgaattgtttcgaatcggttcagaaattcggattgaaccgatttgtgcacaggcctacaggtaattggaattagtgtaattacacagtttgatctGTTTGTTTGgccaagtaattacacagttaggtgagaaTTGAGTATAATTGAgaaggtgtaattacactctccaattctcaagggggattgagaattgggtgtaattacaccctgtaattacgggttactttttagtttgcttcttttttgttgattttaatttctttttattttagtttctattattttaatttctttgattttaatttattttttatttctattatttttatttctttttatttttactttttaattattattattttttaaaatgtatttttctttttatattatttatttttcatttcctttcttcccattcccaacctttacttctcgTGGTTCCATATAATTGCTCgtattgtttttattttattcatttagcataaccgtgttattattttaatttttgaaactacacctcttaatattggaaagaataagtcattaacaaacttagtctataatgagtgacgttacttgtgaatgaggttatagacttatattttccctttcttttgaattatttacttaagttacgttgaaacttacttatgtaaggttggaatttgacatacgagtattatgttaaactttttctttttcttttgaatttaggttatattttcaattttaagttatttgctttcacattgcatgttgtttatttttcacttacatttgatagattttttgtgtcaaacatttgaataatgttatggcattatatttataatttttttttgtcaaacatccaatccatgacgttctcacaaaaaaagaatcttcaaaaaaaaatttctttta
The sequence above is a segment of the Lycium barbarum isolate Lr01 chromosome 6, ASM1917538v2, whole genome shotgun sequence genome. Coding sequences within it:
- the LOC132598562 gene encoding leucine-rich repeat receptor protein kinase HPCA1 — its product is MVLSLAMTPRIFVRFLVVCIHVLAIVARTNPQDSASLQSLKDSWQNVPPNWEGTDPCGSRWEGVGCRNSRVISITLSSTSLSGQLSGDIQELAELETLDLSYNKDLKGSLPQSIGKLTKLSNLILVGCSFSGPIPDSIGSLTRLVFLSLNSNGFTGEIPATIGYLTELYWLDLADNRLTGTIPVSSRSKPGLDLLVKTKHFHFGKNQLSGEIPARLFHSNLTLIHLLIENNKFTGKIPDTLGLVQTMEVLRLDRNLLSGSVPQNLNNLTHVNELHISNNNLNGLLPNLTGMNVLNYLDMSNNTFNASVFPSWIQELQSLTTLVMENTGLQGSVPAKLFSLYQLQTVILRNNKLNGSLQIESTYSNQLQLIDVQRNLIESFTQKPGYPFQIMLAGNPFCNGGGDGTEGYCTTSQHSKTYSTPPDNCLPTECSFKNQISSPTCKCAFPYTGSIFFRAPSFSNLGNETIYETLQKSLLLSFQKRQLPVDSVALSNPTKNLDDYLVIHLQVFPSSQDFFNRTGVSGIGFVLSNQTFKPPSSFGPFFFIGEGYKYFDGASVESKKSSSTGIIVGAAVGGSVLAILALIVGIYAFRQKKRAEDAAKRSDPFASWDSNKHSGAVPQLTGARFFSFEELKKWTNNFSETNNIGFGGYGKVYRGTLPNGELVAIKRALQGSMQGAHEFKNEIELLSRVHHKNVVGLVGFCFDQAEQMLVYEYIPNGTLKDGLSGKTGIRLDWMRRLKIAVGAARGLQYLHDLVNPPIIHRDIKSNNILLDERLNAKVADFGLSKLLGDSERGHITTQVKGTMGYMDPEYYMTNQLTEKSDVYSFGVVLLEIVTGKVPIEKGRYIVREVKTAMDKTKDMYNLQEILDPAVHSSASSRSLEKFVDLALRCVEEEGVNRPTMSEVVKEIENIMEIAGLNPNAESASTSETYEGANKGHHPYTDESLFVYSGACPPSKIEPK
- the LOC132598563 gene encoding probable methyltransferase At1g29790 translates to MGSPDDDNLPRKQTLKSISDQAKYKLKLLVLIILTNLLTIYIFTRPSLNLHPTSKYTINDSFSSDSSSLLNELNATKKQLETSRSQIIVLNQQLKSTNQLVNELIAQLNILNQSINKTKDSTLLNFNDILDDLSSEAKLALGPHKLPLGYSPRSGTDEVYASVGGGCLSYKEDLAQYMTYRVGKECPVDDVFAQRLMLKGCEPLPRRRCHPKAPVGYVEPNPSPKSLWSTPPDTSIIWDPYTCKNYSCLINRRKFPGFYDCKDCFDLQFREKQRWQFDNGGLDFGMDEVMATRRKGTIRIGLDIGGGTGTFAARMKERNVTIVTTSMNLDGPFNSFISSRGLISMHVGVSQRLPFFENTLDIVHSMHILSNWIPDTMLEFTLYDIYRVLRPGGLFWLDHFFCMGSQLNATYVPMLERVGFKKLRWNAGMKLDRGIDMNEWYFSALLEKPMS